One window of the Deltaproteobacteria bacterium genome contains the following:
- a CDS encoding ATP-dependent helicase yields MVAPSPRSRWSGAVNDESQPSTYRLQRESDLPKPKRFLIDYEKELNPTQYEAAITHEGALLVLAGAGSGKTRTLVYRVARMIEEGINPASILLMTFTRRAAEEMLERAGALIGTQSEKVNGGTFHSFANTVLRRYGSYLNIPNSFTILDRSDSEDAVNLIRSRFGLEKKERRFPKKQTLVEIVSLAANKCTSVAEVLDEQFPHLFSELEDIVRIDQHYRAYKRERGLLDYDDLLTRLRDLLQEHPAIAERLSGTLRYIMVDEYQDTNRLQAEIVRLLARSHENVMAVGDDAQSIYSFRGATVRNILEFPRLFPGAKIVKLEENYRSTQPILDLSNQIIQQAKESYTKNLFTKREKGVKPILVEAESENYQSRFVSQRILQLREQGVPLDEMAVLFRSSFHSFDLELELNRRGLPFVKRGGFKFIETAHIKDVLAHLRIVANPQDAVSWHRVILLFEGVGPRSSEKIMAHVMSGTNHAQQLRSYSARGVIGDELRRLADLLAEVSQEGFKPAEQIEAVTRYYLPILKRIHRDDLPKRQKDLEHFSTIAERYRSLDRLLSDMALEPPNDSVGDTLAVDKEEEGLLTLSTIHSAKGLEWHSVFIIWAVDGRFPSLYNKKDEEFEEERRLMYVAATRAKENLFITYPINIFDRATGLVLSKPSRFLDGIPRKMLEPVILMEDDDRSDNAWRSRQRRWS; encoded by the coding sequence ATGGTCGCGCCATCCCCTAGAAGCAGATGGAGCGGTGCGGTGAACGACGAGAGCCAGCCTTCAACATACCGATTACAGCGAGAGTCCGACCTACCGAAACCCAAGCGCTTTCTCATCGATTACGAGAAGGAACTCAACCCGACGCAGTACGAAGCCGCGATTACTCACGAAGGAGCGCTCCTCGTCTTGGCGGGTGCCGGCAGCGGCAAGACCCGCACGCTGGTGTATCGCGTCGCCCGTATGATCGAAGAGGGGATCAATCCCGCCTCTATTCTGCTCATGACCTTTACCCGGCGTGCGGCAGAGGAAATGCTCGAACGCGCCGGCGCGCTGATCGGAACGCAGAGCGAGAAGGTGAATGGCGGCACGTTTCATTCGTTCGCTAATACCGTGTTGCGTCGCTACGGTTCGTACCTCAACATTCCCAATTCCTTCACCATCCTCGACCGCAGCGATTCCGAGGACGCGGTGAATCTGATCCGTTCCCGTTTCGGCCTGGAGAAAAAAGAACGCCGCTTTCCCAAAAAACAGACGCTGGTCGAGATCGTCAGCCTCGCGGCCAACAAGTGCACCAGCGTCGCCGAAGTCCTCGACGAACAATTTCCCCACCTGTTCTCCGAATTGGAAGACATCGTGCGCATCGACCAGCACTATCGCGCCTACAAACGCGAGCGCGGGTTGTTGGATTACGACGATTTGCTCACGCGTTTGCGCGACCTGCTCCAAGAACATCCTGCCATCGCCGAACGCCTCTCGGGTACGCTGCGTTACATCATGGTAGATGAATACCAGGACACCAACCGCTTACAGGCCGAGATCGTGCGCTTGCTCGCCCGTTCGCACGAGAACGTCATGGCAGTGGGAGACGACGCGCAGTCGATCTACAGTTTCCGTGGCGCGACTGTGCGCAACATCTTGGAGTTTCCCCGCCTCTTCCCGGGCGCGAAGATCGTCAAGCTGGAAGAGAACTATCGCAGCACCCAACCGATCCTGGATCTCTCCAACCAGATTATTCAGCAGGCCAAGGAAAGCTACACCAAAAACCTCTTCACCAAGCGCGAGAAAGGGGTGAAACCCATCCTCGTCGAGGCGGAAAGCGAGAATTATCAATCGCGGTTCGTCTCCCAGCGCATTCTCCAGTTGCGCGAACAAGGCGTACCGCTCGATGAAATGGCGGTGTTGTTCCGCTCCAGTTTCCACTCGTTCGACCTTGAGCTGGAACTCAACCGTCGCGGCCTGCCGTTCGTCAAACGCGGTGGGTTCAAATTTATCGAGACCGCGCACATCAAAGACGTGTTGGCGCATTTGCGCATCGTCGCCAATCCGCAAGACGCCGTCTCCTGGCACCGGGTCATCTTGCTCTTCGAAGGCGTGGGACCGAGAAGCAGCGAGAAAATCATGGCCCACGTGATGAGCGGCACGAATCACGCCCAGCAATTGCGCTCGTACTCGGCGCGCGGAGTCATCGGAGACGAGTTGCGGCGGCTGGCGGATCTGCTGGCTGAAGTCTCGCAAGAGGGATTCAAGCCCGCCGAGCAAATCGAGGCGGTGACTCGCTACTATCTGCCGATTCTCAAACGCATCCATCGCGATGACCTGCCCAAACGGCAGAAGGACTTAGAACACTTCTCCACCATTGCCGAACGGTATCGCAGCCTCGACCGTTTGCTCTCGGACATGGCGCTCGAGCCGCCGAACGACAGCGTCGGCGACACACTTGCTGTGGACAAGGAGGAAGAAGGCCTGCTAACTCTTTCCACTATCCATTCGGCGAAAGGGTTGGAGTGGCACTCAGTCTTCATCATCTGGGCGGTGGATGGTCGCTTTCCGTCGCTTTACAACAAGAAAGACGAGGAATTCGAGGAAGAGCGACGGCTGATGTACGTTGCCGCCACCCGCGCCAAGGAAAATTTATTCATCACCTATCCAATCAATATCTTCGACCGTGCCACCGGCTTGGTGTTAAGCAAGCCGTCGCGGTTCCTCGACGGGATTCCACGGAAAATGTTGGAACCGGTTATCCTCATGGAAGACGATGACCGGAGCGACAACGCGTGGCGCTCTCGCCAGCGACGCTGGTCCTAG
- a CDS encoding fatty acid hydroxylase: MNIATVLLTGVVSCLGFFCLTSFFEWTLHKYIMHTPLWQYPFHAHALVHHGLFRADRSHHIQPGVDQNKVRFAWWNAPGLYLLHVPLLLVLVYFFGWAVFWGGTVGLFSYYFLYESLHWCMHVPQDRWVERTWAFQWLNAHHYLHHRYAYKNLNVVLPLADWLLGSLVSVSKLTAEESKLLTATPTAA, from the coding sequence TTGAACATTGCGACAGTGCTGTTGACGGGTGTGGTGAGTTGTCTGGGGTTCTTCTGCCTGACGAGCTTTTTCGAGTGGACACTCCACAAATACATCATGCATACGCCGCTGTGGCAGTATCCGTTCCACGCCCATGCGCTCGTGCATCATGGCTTGTTCCGCGCCGATCGCTCGCACCACATCCAACCCGGGGTGGACCAAAACAAGGTCAGATTCGCCTGGTGGAACGCACCGGGCCTGTACCTGCTGCATGTCCCGCTTTTGTTGGTCCTGGTGTACTTTTTCGGCTGGGCGGTCTTTTGGGGCGGGACGGTCGGACTCTTCAGTTACTATTTTCTCTACGAATCTCTGCACTGGTGCATGCATGTGCCGCAAGACCGCTGGGTCGAACGCACCTGGGCGTTTCAGTGGCTGAACGCGCATCATTATCTGCACCACCGCTACGCTTATAAGAATCTCAATGTCGTGCTCCCGTTAGCGGATTGGCTGCTGGGCTCGCTCGTCTCAGTCTCCAAGCTCACAGCGGAGGAGAGCAAACTGCTCACGGCTACCCCAACTGCGGCATAG
- a CDS encoding amidohydrolase family protein, with protein sequence MGYDLLLKGGTVIDGTGRPGFAADVAINGDRIVAVEPNIATREASKTIDASGLTICPGFIDHHTHYDAQVLWDPLVTSSSWHGVTSIIMGNCGVGLAPCKPEDREALVGDLVNVEGMSLDVLQKGVLWSWESLGQYLDAIAANGLGVNVGLMAPLSPLRQYVIGNESKERGANAQELQRLTALFREAMAAGAFGFSTTVLPQHLGFQGRPLPCRLASREELNALAGVLKDLKRGCIEIALTRSPGLLSDDEYELLTFLVTQSERPVTWLGLLQKPEAPPDAWKAALQRVAPYFDRGYLPLGQVPCHYKSARFGLQRPFIFGNFDCWRQVFDRPLVEQKQMYASAEFRSAFREEMTQPRLFTGQWNNMSVFTVEKPELRPLLEKDLETLGNERRKDPLDLFFDLALADDLNMQFLYEFGQVNQEMITHPYTLVGLSDGGAHADMRCEAGYSTYLLGTIVRDRQMLPLEEAIRRLTSVPAQVFGVPLRGTVATGMIADLVVFDQATVNCGKQEAVRDFPGGGLRYIEKSTGIEHTIVNGEVLFSHGTVQSELPGRVLRSNMAQ encoded by the coding sequence ATGGGATATGACTTATTGCTGAAGGGGGGAACGGTCATCGACGGTACTGGCCGTCCTGGTTTTGCTGCTGATGTCGCAATCAATGGGGATCGCATCGTTGCCGTCGAGCCAAACATTGCTACTCGTGAGGCGTCGAAAACGATTGATGCTAGCGGTTTGACGATCTGCCCGGGATTTATTGACCATCACACGCACTATGATGCCCAGGTCCTGTGGGACCCGCTGGTGACGAGTTCCTCTTGGCATGGGGTAACGTCGATCATCATGGGCAACTGCGGCGTGGGGTTGGCACCCTGCAAGCCTGAAGATCGCGAGGCGCTGGTCGGGGATCTGGTGAATGTCGAAGGTATGTCCCTCGATGTTTTGCAAAAAGGGGTGCTCTGGTCATGGGAAAGCCTGGGGCAATATCTTGACGCCATTGCCGCGAACGGCTTGGGAGTCAATGTCGGTTTAATGGCACCGTTGTCCCCGTTGCGGCAGTACGTGATTGGCAACGAAAGCAAAGAACGGGGCGCGAATGCGCAGGAACTCCAGCGACTGACCGCACTCTTTCGCGAAGCCATGGCCGCTGGGGCCTTCGGTTTCTCGACCACCGTGTTGCCGCAACATTTGGGGTTTCAAGGGCGACCGCTGCCCTGCCGGTTGGCGAGCCGCGAGGAGCTGAATGCCTTGGCCGGGGTGCTCAAGGACCTCAAGCGCGGGTGCATTGAAATCGCGCTGACGCGCAGCCCCGGGCTGCTTTCCGATGACGAGTACGAGCTGCTCACGTTCCTGGTGACGCAAAGCGAGCGCCCGGTCACGTGGCTCGGATTGTTGCAAAAGCCGGAAGCTCCGCCGGATGCCTGGAAAGCCGCGCTCCAGCGCGTCGCTCCGTACTTCGATCGCGGTTACCTGCCGCTGGGCCAAGTGCCGTGCCACTACAAGAGCGCGCGGTTTGGGTTGCAGCGTCCTTTTATCTTCGGCAACTTCGATTGCTGGAGGCAGGTGTTCGATCGTCCGCTGGTAGAACAAAAGCAGATGTACGCGAGCGCGGAGTTTCGCTCGGCCTTCCGCGAGGAAATGACACAACCCCGCCTGTTCACCGGGCAGTGGAACAACATGAGCGTGTTCACCGTCGAGAAGCCGGAGCTGCGTCCGCTGCTGGAGAAAGATTTAGAGACTCTCGGTAACGAACGGCGGAAAGATCCGCTCGATCTTTTCTTCGATCTTGCTCTTGCTGACGATCTCAACATGCAATTCCTCTACGAGTTCGGGCAGGTCAACCAAGAGATGATTACCCATCCCTACACACTCGTGGGACTCTCCGACGGCGGTGCCCACGCCGACATGCGCTGCGAGGCAGGATACTCGACGTATCTGCTGGGCACGATTGTGCGTGATCGGCAAATGTTGCCATTGGAAGAGGCGATTCGACGGCTGACCTCCGTGCCAGCTCAGGTCTTTGGCGTTCCTCTGCGCGGCACCGTTGCGACCGGCATGATCGCCGATCTGGTGGTGTTCGACCAAGCCACAGTGAACTGCGGCAAGCAAGAAGCCGTGCGTGACTTCCCCGGCGGCGGGCTGCGCTACATCGAGAAATCGACTGGCATTGAGCATACCATTGTCAACGGCGAAGTGCTCTTCTCGCATGGCACGGTGCAGAGCGAGCTACCCGGACGGGTACTGCGCTCGAACATGGCTCAGTAA
- a CDS encoding MaoC family dehydratase N-terminal domain-containing protein, whose translation MATQTKYFEDFQLGEKFHIPPKTMTDERFLAFAEITGDSHPIHYDDDYAKTTRFGKRVAHGLLVTALTAVGASTLSPLLEGSIVAFVEQSSRFLKPVLIGDTITPEIEVSELVPKTEVGLVRLKTRVLNQRGEVVLEGMHAYLIKKRPRS comes from the coding sequence ATGGCGACGCAAACAAAATACTTCGAGGACTTCCAGCTCGGCGAGAAATTCCACATTCCGCCGAAGACTATGACGGACGAGCGTTTTCTAGCCTTTGCGGAGATCACGGGTGATAGTCATCCGATTCACTATGATGACGATTACGCAAAAACTACGCGCTTCGGCAAACGTGTCGCTCATGGATTGTTGGTCACCGCGCTGACCGCCGTGGGCGCCTCCACGCTGTCGCCGCTCCTGGAGGGCTCGATTGTTGCCTTCGTCGAACAGTCCTCACGTTTCCTTAAGCCGGTCCTGATCGGCGATACGATTACGCCTGAGATCGAAGTCAGCGAATTGGTTCCCAAGACCGAGGTTGGACTGGTGAGGCTGAAGACGCGCGTGCTCAACCAGCGAGGAGAAGTCGTGCTCGAAGGTATGCACGCTTACCTGATTAAAAAACGACCGCGTTCATGA
- a CDS encoding RidA family protein, which produces MPKLEIVDPWGSTPRYTFSPAVRKGNLLFISGLTATDDKGNIVSKGDIVAQTRRCFEKIKEILDAAGASFDDIVKTVDYITTTEGYRGTADVRREYFKNGFPAATGIVVKELLRADALIEIDAIAVLDDKK; this is translated from the coding sequence ATGCCGAAACTCGAAATCGTCGATCCGTGGGGCTCCACTCCCCGCTACACCTTTTCTCCCGCCGTGCGTAAAGGGAATCTGCTCTTCATCTCCGGCCTGACGGCGACCGATGATAAAGGCAATATCGTCAGCAAGGGCGATATCGTCGCGCAGACCCGGCGCTGCTTCGAGAAGATCAAAGAGATCCTTGATGCCGCCGGCGCGAGTTTCGATGATATCGTGAAGACGGTGGATTACATCACGACCACCGAAGGTTACCGTGGCACGGCGGATGTCCGCCGGGAATACTTCAAGAATGGGTTCCCGGCAGCGACGGGGATCGTAGTGAAAGAGTTGCTGCGCGCGGATGCGTTGATCGAAATCGATGCGATTGCCGTGCTAGACGACAAAAAATAA
- the nthA gene encoding nitrile hydratase subunit alpha → MHDHEHDHAHEAAHAPIVERDALTYYERRVQAIQALLIEKGVVTADEVRRTIEAMDARSPAMGAKIVARVWVDPDFRARLLADTKAAVAEMGVDTGSLIKIAAVENTESLHNVVVCTLCSCYPRALLGLPPDWYKSLNYRSRVVKDPRGVLEEFGLDLDSDVEVRVYDSTADMRYLVIPARPAGTEGMSEEQLAELVTRDSMIGVTKARKPNR, encoded by the coding sequence ATGCACGACCACGAACACGACCATGCTCATGAGGCGGCGCATGCGCCCATCGTGGAACGCGACGCCTTGACGTACTACGAACGGCGAGTGCAGGCGATTCAGGCCTTGCTCATCGAGAAAGGCGTGGTGACGGCGGATGAGGTCCGGCGCACGATCGAAGCGATGGACGCGCGCTCACCGGCCATGGGCGCGAAGATCGTGGCGCGGGTGTGGGTCGATCCCGACTTTCGCGCGCGGTTGTTAGCCGACACCAAAGCTGCAGTCGCGGAGATGGGAGTCGATACCGGTTCGCTCATCAAGATTGCGGCGGTCGAGAATACGGAGTCGTTGCACAACGTTGTGGTCTGCACCCTCTGCTCGTGCTATCCCCGGGCGCTCTTGGGCCTTCCGCCCGACTGGTACAAGAGCCTCAATTATCGCTCCCGGGTGGTGAAAGATCCGCGCGGCGTGCTCGAAGAGTTCGGTCTCGATTTAGATTCTGACGTTGAAGTGCGTGTCTATGACAGTACGGCGGACATGCGGTATCTGGTCATTCCTGCTCGACCCGCTGGTACGGAAGGGATGAGCGAGGAACAACTCGCCGAATTGGTGACGCGGGATAGCATGATTGGCGTGACGAAGGCGCGGAAGCCAAATCGGTAA
- a CDS encoding nitrile hydratase subunit beta encodes MDTRFQPGDTVRVRVDSPPHHFRTPVYIQGKVGRVAAIHGEFRNPETLAYGGDGLPRQPLYLVHFAQSDVWGQYDAATRDTLFIDIYEPWLEPVEH; translated from the coding sequence ATGGACACACGGTTCCAACCCGGCGATACAGTGCGCGTGCGTGTGGACTCTCCGCCGCATCATTTTCGCACGCCGGTCTACATTCAGGGGAAGGTCGGCCGCGTGGCCGCCATCCATGGGGAGTTTCGCAACCCCGAGACCTTGGCGTACGGCGGGGACGGCTTGCCGAGACAGCCGCTCTATCTTGTGCACTTTGCGCAAAGCGACGTGTGGGGGCAATATGACGCTGCTACGAGAGACACGCTCTTCATCGATATTTACGAACCTTGGCTAGAGCCGGTGGAGCACTGA
- a CDS encoding nitrile hydratase subunit beta, producing the protein MPQVHDRGGWPGAGPINQAGHDLSMWEQRTDALLVLLSSPTKQLIRVDELRRAIESLPPDAYEKLSYYERWISAIETLLVEKGVLTKEEIDRKADEGKVTSNE; encoded by the coding sequence ATGCCGCAGGTGCACGACCGAGGAGGCTGGCCCGGTGCCGGGCCGATCAATCAGGCTGGTCACGATCTTTCTATGTGGGAGCAGCGTACCGATGCGTTGCTGGTGCTGTTGTCCAGCCCGACCAAACAACTCATCCGCGTTGACGAACTCCGTCGCGCAATCGAAAGCCTCCCCCCTGACGCTTACGAGAAATTGAGCTACTACGAGCGCTGGATCTCGGCGATCGAGACGCTGCTGGTGGAGAAGGGTGTGTTGACGAAAGAAGAGATTGACCGGAAAGCGGACGAGGGGAAAGTAACGAGTAATGAGTAA
- a CDS encoding TIGR03560 family F420-dependent LLM class oxidoreductase yields MTRFGIQIEPQFGFTFNDVADLAKEAERLGFTALWASDHLLWDAKSERRNCLDVWALMPALAAVTTKLRLGTLVTCNSYRLPAVLAKTAASVDHISNGRLEFGLGAGWKDIEYKAYGIPFPPVPTRLEQLEEAVQLIKRLWTEERTSFTGKHYHLDDAVCAPKPVQQPLKLWIGGAGEKKLLRMVAQYADGWNMIFGYQLPAVKQKLEALKRHCDAVKRDFATIDKSLFIVTCIAETEDEMKKREAQTAAALGTGRIFKIAKASGTIGTAEQVAETLRGYQELGFEYFISMFPYTQDKEMLQRFAETVVPKLR; encoded by the coding sequence ATGACCCGTTTTGGCATTCAGATCGAACCGCAATTTGGTTTTACCTTTAACGATGTGGCGGACTTGGCCAAGGAGGCCGAGCGCCTCGGCTTTACCGCGCTGTGGGCGTCGGATCATTTGCTGTGGGATGCGAAATCCGAGCGCCGCAATTGCCTGGACGTGTGGGCGTTGATGCCGGCGCTGGCAGCCGTCACCACTAAATTGCGCTTGGGCACCTTGGTGACCTGTAATTCCTACCGCTTGCCGGCGGTGCTGGCGAAGACGGCGGCGAGCGTGGACCACATCAGCAACGGTCGTTTGGAGTTCGGCTTGGGCGCAGGCTGGAAAGATATCGAATACAAAGCCTATGGCATTCCGTTCCCTCCTGTTCCTACCCGGCTGGAGCAGTTGGAAGAGGCCGTACAGCTCATCAAGCGGCTGTGGACGGAAGAGAGGACCTCCTTCACCGGCAAGCACTACCACCTTGATGACGCGGTCTGCGCGCCGAAGCCAGTGCAACAGCCGCTGAAACTGTGGATCGGCGGCGCGGGCGAAAAGAAGTTGCTACGCATGGTGGCACAGTATGCCGATGGCTGGAACATGATCTTCGGCTATCAGCTTCCCGCGGTGAAGCAGAAACTTGAAGCACTTAAGCGCCACTGCGATGCGGTGAAACGCGACTTCGCCACCATCGACAAGTCGCTCTTCATTGTGACCTGTATCGCCGAGACCGAAGACGAGATGAAGAAACGCGAAGCGCAAACGGCGGCGGCGCTGGGAACCGGGCGCATCTTTAAGATCGCCAAAGCGTCTGGGACGATCGGCACGGCAGAGCAAGTCGCGGAAACGCTGCGTGGCTATCAAGAGCTGGGGTTCGAGTATTTCATCTCCATGTTTCCCTACACGCAGGACAAGGAAATGTTGCAGCGGTTCGCCGAGACGGTAGTCCCGAAGCTGCGCTAG